In Cucurbita pepo subsp. pepo cultivar mu-cu-16 chromosome LG10, ASM280686v2, whole genome shotgun sequence, the DNA window AGAGGAGTTTCTTAGCCTTTTAGGTGGTGCACGAACTAGTCCTCCAATTCACCAATTTTTAGTTAATTCTCTCGGCGAAGTGGTATGTACAGTCTTTTCTTTGATCATTTCAGAAATTAATGATTGTTTTGTTGTTCACTTGCTGATTTGTTGAATAGGGTGCAAAGCGTGTGTCTAAGGCTGTTTCTGGGGCTGGAAGTGAACTCCAACTTATTGTCCTAGATCATCTACAGGTGAAAGGGCACAccataaatttgtttattattattttttcctctattgtttttaaaaattttacatgATACTGAACTGAATCATATAGTGATATACTAGTAGAAGTTAGATGCAAAATTTCCTTTTACAGCCTGCTGCAGAAATCATTGGATTCCGGATGGGTGAACTACTGGGCCTTTCAAGATGGCGTGCACGTTTTCAGAGTGTTGGTTTGGATGAGAAGCTTATGTACGATGCTACGGAAAAGGCTGGTACACTACTTGTGCAAGTTGAACGATTTATGAGGGTGCTATCAACAGTATTGCAGCAGGTATGCCATATTGTagatgaatttttaatttttttttttatttgaatgtaaatGTTGCTGTGAACCAAACCTCCTTCCCCAACGGCCGCACAAAGAttgtcattattttatttttcaattgagAAGCAAATTGAGTTGTAGAATAGAAACAGCTTGTTAATCCTTAATTTATcgttaaaatttctttttatttctggTTGAGAAGCAAGTTAATTACGTTCTTGTGGCTAACAAGGTGGTGGATGATTGTAAGGGGTTTGTGTACAATAGTGTTCATTGGTAACATAATGACATTCTACTCTGGTACTTAAGTGGACTTCTTACCGTAGTATACTTATTATGTAACTAACCTTCTCTCTTGAAACAGAATCAAACGAAACTAGTCTAAACAACTATTACAAGCCTAGCCCCTAATCCCTTCTATGCTGGAATCAACCacattcttcttcctttttatgtTTGCGAGCCAAACCTATCATAAAAATATGGGTTGGTACTAAGCGTGTAATAATGCATCATTCTTTCtgttttataatttgtaatataaaACTTTTGTTTTCTGTACAGATATCGAACTTCTTTAACTGGCTTATACGATGTATAAAACTTCTTATGTCAGAGCCAAGCGATCAGCTTCTACCTTATAATAGgtaattctctctctccctgaTCTAATGACACTGGCTTTGATTGTGAACCCTCTCTTCCTGATTTAGTTACACTTTTCGACCATTGCAGTGAGCttgttgttattttcttgaagTTTTTATACAATCAAGACCCTGTCAAGAAGCTGCTTGAAACGTCTGCTAACGACGACAATATTGAGATTGACTCGTGAGTCTTATTCTTCTAGCCTCACATATAAAATGTGAATATATTGTGTGTATTTTTCAATGCTTTTGATAGCAAATCACTAAATTTGAAGACAACGTTTCCTCTCTGTGGCCCTGTTCATATACATCAACTTGTTCGTAACTATTAAATACAGCTTGTTTGTTTAATGATTGCAGATCATAGAATTATACATAATAGTTAATGTTTCTCCTTTCGTGTGGGAACCACTaatgtattcttttatttccaATAGCAACTTCATCTTCTACCATTTCTGTAGGGAACTTGTTGAAAGAGTAAGAGAATTGGCTCTATTTGGGGGCTTCTCAGATTGTGAGTTTTTAAGGAGGACACTTGGTATGGAATTTCAGCAGATGGAATCTAGGTATGCCCTTTCTTCCATTCAGTTGGTCTGGTAGTAGTTTTGCATTAATCGACCATTCATAATATTGACAAGGTCTGACAATTTAGATCCACGAAAGAACTTTGAGTACTGGACtttgatttaatttgattCAGCTTGGATTTCTTTGAATGTGATGAAATCAATTTCAACATTGAATTACGGTAAAGCATGATGTGTCTGAATTACCAACTGATAGATTATAAGGGGTTATTTTTCGTTGGCTGGAATATTGCTTTGGTCCTTGAACTCTGTCGaccacattttcttttggttcttaCACCATTAAGTTTTTCCACTAAAATTTGGATTCTGTGATTGAACATTTACATTAGTCCTCACCTTCGATTGTTGCATTGAtgtattttaacaaataagcTTATGGGAGAATGCCTTGTGCAATCTGGTGGTTAATTCCCACTCCACTCATCGTCCCATAAGCTTATTGGGAATTGGTCTCGAGATTGCAACTATGAATGATAGAGGCAGGGAGTGTGTTACATTACTTCTGATAGACAATTTTAAGCCCAGCCTAGAAGAGGACTCTAGGAAGTGCTTGTTTCTTTCACTTTTGGTATAACGGGTCCCCAGCTGGAAGGAAAGGAAAGCATCCTCTTTCTCCTTGGAGTGCTTGTTGTAAGAGAATGAGGAAGATATCAGTTAGGCTTTACCCTGTTTCTAGCAAATTTTTGTGCAAGTTTTCTACCTTGGATGTCGAACCTTCAAATGAACGAGCAAATATTGCATCCTTTTGGTGTGCATATGTGTGCGTGACAATAGATTATGGCTGCATACATATGTAATAAAGAGATACGTTTCTTAGGTATACTGATTTCTGTACAGTAACACATTGTTGCAGCATTGGAAACCTGGGAATCAAAGCAAgcattgaaaattttatattctacTCTTGGTAcgatgaaaacaaaaagttcCAAAGGTAACCAAGTATGAGATTAGGATTTCTATTCTTAGACCAAGGGAATCAAAACACGTGAGAtggtttgaaagaaaaaaagagtgcTTAACATGTTGAGGCCTTCATCCACAAGGAGGTTAGGAAAAAAGGTAAAGCACCAGTTTATTTGGGGGCGGAGGGAGAGAGTGACTAAGATACAATTAGTTTAGAGCCTTTCATAGTAACACACAGGGTGCACtgacatttttttcaataacaaTAACATAAATTATATGGTATTGTTTCATAAGTTATAATTGGAGTAATATCAATTACTCTATTAAGTTTAACTAAAAACTAAGGATTAAAGAGAATCAGTTTAATGTTTAAGATTAAATAGAAATCTCTTTTTCGACCTAAAAATTTACAAGCTTTCACACCGATATTCATATAAAAGCTTGTCAAATATCAGGATAGTTGAGAATTTGCATGTCCTGTTTGAAATTATCTGTTTATACTCATATGTACATCGTATATCATTAAATTGATATGTAACCTACTTCCACAGTTTCAAGGAAGCTTTTCTTATGCCCTTTAGTACTATCTCGAGAAAAATACTTTGTGAAGATCTGTTGTCCCTATTCCCCCTTCAATCCTCGTCGAGCTGCCTGTCTTCCAGTGTTCCTCTTTCGGTTTCATACTATGAGGTATTTATTCTGCTATTAAGCTTAGTCTCTTGTTTACTTATTCACGGAGATTCATCAGTTATGTGATTTCTCATAACGATTAGATTGTGACACAATTATCTGCAACGGTAATCAagtctatttttaattaccaTGACTGACTGAAGTTTCCAAAGGCATGATGATGTCTACCAATGCACACTGTTGAAGAaagtttgtaattttgttttaaaaatcccCTTGTAGGATTCCTCTGAAGCTGTCTCTGCCGATTTGAGTTGTCAGCAGAAGTTCATAGattatatatcttttaaaGTCCCAGATGATTCTTTTACAGATATCGCAAATTGTATAGGCATAGCCAGGGGGTTTATTCATGATCAGAGCTGCTCAAATGAGGATTACTCTTCATTTGAAGCAGTCTTAATATCTATTCCTGATGGTTCTCGGTGTGTTGATCTGTCTTTATACAAGGTAAAAGTTCAAGTCTAGCAAGTTTTTATTCGCTGCACACTTTTtgtggaaaaaggaaaataaaagtttgatAGGATCGTGTCATTAATTAGCAAACCTATTTGGCTGTAAACAGGATGGACAGattgttttgttattaaatGAGACTGCTTCTACTTCTGAAAGCTCTGTTGGTTCCTATATGATGATTATGCAAGCAGACGAGCTTCCGTTTGTATCCATGCCAAGATCTCCCTGTCTGATCAATTGGAAGGTCCATCAACTCAAGGTTTCTCTCGCTTAAATCTCATTGATAATATTCTTCATGAGTGTATAGTTTTTCATATATACTTTTTACATTTCTGAAGTCATTGCAGAAGGATTACTTCATACGTTTCATAAACTAACTTCTGTAAATGGCCACGTCTTATAATGCAAGGGCTTAATCCGTTTCGGATATAATTAATGTCCTCCGGCTCTGTTAATTAGAATTACAAcatcttttaaatattctgGAGATTGAAACAATTCCCAAAATCTCAagttttttatatgttttggGTTTCTTCCTCAATATATTTTTGCTCATAACTATGGATTAATGCTCTATATGTTCTCTAGGATTATGTTGTCCCATTGCAAATGGAGAATGAAAAGGTTCGCAACATTCCACACGCTGTTATTCCACCTTTGGCTGTTAGTGGTGAGTGTTTATCCTTGCATATTTTCTGTATAGCCCGAATGATATAAACAGAAGCacttgttgttcttgttcttgttgacAAAGTTGAACCACAAACTGttcaaagtatttttatttattacacaGCATCCAGAGGAGTGGCTTGCATTTTCGCAGCAAGAAAGCGCGCTTTGGTCTACATCTtagaggaagatgaagatgaagcatCAGATGGTGAATGAAACTCATCTGATACAAACGCAGTTTTGTAGCCATTCAGTCTATGTTCAACTTGATTACAGGCAAAGCTTCTgtgtttatataattatttctgACGTACTGaaccctttcttttttgccAAAACAAATTCATTGGCATTTAGATCTTGTGCTCAATGAAAACTGACAAGTCAGCAGGTAGTCTTCATAAAATACCATGCATACAACATCAGGATGACAAAGCTGGAAGGTATGTTTATGCGAAGGCTGTTCTCGACGTTGAAGAACTGATATCATTATCAAGCGGGACGTTTGATAAGGTGGGCTTCAAATATCTCCAGATGAAATCGAAATCAATTAGGATTATTGATGGTTACCATTTTTCTAACATGGTTTCAAAGGAACATACTTTGAGCTTTGCTCatatgattaattattttgtccCGTTTTAGTCTTCAAATTCCATCCCTACTTTTGAATTTATGTCATTTTAAGTTAGGTTCTTAAATATGTAAGATATCTAATTTAGTATCCGAGCTTTCAAAAACATCTATTGTGAtctttattgttctttccGTACCAAATCTCTTAAGGGTCAGATTccacctcggttggggaggagaacaaaacaccctcaaatgcattttaaaaaccttgaagaaaaatttgaaaggaaaaattcgaagagtacaatatctgttagcagtggacttgagccATGTCAAGATATCAAATATGTattaacatgtttttttttgtagaaagATCTCAACCAAATAAGTATCAAGTAATAACGATGATGAGATTGGTTTAAGAATATAGCATTCGAATCTCCGAACTCCAAATGCTGCTggagtaacaaaaaaaaggaaagaccTATTAAACACAGAACTAGAGGTATGGAATAAAATTACTGGAGATTATCCCAAGAAATGGAATCCGAGCCAAACTTGGAAAccaatttccattttcaactGTACTGGAGATCAAATTCAGCTGTTAATACTCCTGCACGAAGTATTGATTATATGCTTTCCTAATGTCAGATTGTTGGCTCCCTAAGCGATTTCATCAGTCAGTTCCCTGCTCAGCATTCCGCTGTCATCTAAAGCTGCTATAGAGAGTGGTTGTGTCTCAATCCTGATCCAACACTTCCTAACGCTCTTTATGTACAGATTTTGCAAATGGATGAAGTCAGCGCGGATGAATGTACAACAAAAACTGACCCACATATGAAGTACCCGCATGTAAGCAGAATGCTTTTACTCAACCTGTGGATGGCATGGATGCCGAAGCATTGAAGGACAAGGTTGCAGGCTGGTCCTTGTCCGCGTCTACATTGCTGCTTCTGAGATCAACGACACTGCTAATATTCTCAACTCTGTGTTCACGTTCCACTCCCGGTTCTAACGGATCACTTGATGAACTCCCCGTGCCACCAGAGTTCAATCTCTGTTGCTCAAAGAATCTATCCCCAGTATCTTGAAGATTTTTCATCATGCTTCCAGAATCAGAACCTGGAGACAGCTCGTCTTCTCGCTCTGGCTGCATATTCAGATCAATTTGGCCTTTGAAAGGAGAAGTGGATGGCTTGTTCTTATTAGGATCCTCATCAGAGTCATCGTTCATTTTTCCTTCCTCAATCAGCTTACTTGTACTTGTGTTACTGCAAGTAAGAGATTCATCGTCCATTGATCTATCCAGGAACATTTCATCCTGAAATTGTTGCCTTTGGCGTATAGTTTCTGCTTCCTTTACAGATTGCTTTTTTTCACGTCGTTGCATTAACGTTTGAAAACGACGCTTTACTGTCAGGCAGACATTACAGGTGCATGTCTGCTTATGTTTTGGTCCCTTCCCACTTGGAGGCTGAATGCATACTATGCATGAGCATCCGGGTCTGTGACGGGGGTGCTTTGTAGTGGCCTGGCTTACCTCACCCTCTCCTAAGATGGCTAAATTTGCAAGTGTGTCGAGTCCCTCCAGAGCTTCCACATTATCTGGTTCTAGTTTGGTAGCCTTCTTGACAGGAGCAgctataaataaaatcaacagATTAGGAACATTGGGTACAAAGCAAAAACTTAATAAGACAAATGGACAAAAACTAGAGAACAATCTAATAAAATCAATTGAGATTCATTCCTGCATGAAGATACGGTCAAAGATGCAATAGTTTTTGTTATGAACAATTCACACCTGAATCACCGGGGGATAGTAGTTCTTCCAGCTTCTCTGTTGACAACTCTTGAGCTGCTGAGCAAAAAGATCTAGTGGCAGAGAGAATTATATTAGTAAAATCCAGAGGTCACTGACTACATCAGAAGCACCAAGATAATTCCTCCCAAAAACTCCCACGACTATTTTTAATCCTTCCCTCCACGAAATTGCCTCCAAGGGACTATGAATGCTAAGGAAACACATCAGAAAGCATTACCTTAGCCtagcaaattttttttttattgaccGAAAGACATTAAGACCCCGTTTGATAAtcatgattttttgtttttgtttttagaatttaactAAGAACTCAAATATTTACTTGGTAAAGCTAAAAATCACGGTAAGAAAACTGGGGTAACGAgcgtaaattttaaaaacagaaaactaAAAACGATATTGTTATCATAGAGTGCCTAAATAATTAACCTCTAGAACCAGCAGAATGATAACACAACATGTCCAAACGACAAATATACATATCGGAGAATGGAGGAGAAATCCCCAGCTATACTATAAGTCTGCAGTAATATTTAGATCTCCTTATGATTTAAAAGAGAATAATGTGGCCTTTTTACCTCTCAGGATCCCATGAGTTGTCAGAACAAGTCCATTTTGAGGGAAGAACAGCACTGGCTGGCAATTTTCGCCACTTCAAACAGTCTTCACATTGATTCCATTGAATCCTTTcactgaaagaaaaaaaccacAGTATTTGGAACGCACAaggataatatatatttaacttacAGGCTTGCCAATGTTATATATGGTAAGATGTCACAACcataggaagaagaaaaaagctaTTATACACACGCATCCTTgatatatgaaaaagaaaagaaaaaaagaagagcaaAACATTGTAACaggaaaattatttgaatggGCATCCTAGCACGTATAGAAGAGAGTtccaaaggaaaaatgaaCATGATGACAATGCAGAAACGGTACACGAAAGTCATCAACCCACCAAAAAAGAGAGGTCATTTACCCTGTATTATCAGGAGGTATAATTGTTGGCTTCCCAAGTACAGGTGCCTCCTGTAATAACATAAGCCAGATTATCGATGTTACTTACCATCACCCTAAAATACATGCAGCATAAGATAGACAACATATGAACACACAAAGGACTGCTATTCTAATCTTAAAGCTGTCTAGCACACCACTTGCAATTTGAATCTTGGGCGAGTAGGAATGGCTGAAGCCATATCATGATGAATCTGAGGCAAACAATTGGATAAAAGAGAAAGGACAATCTCCAAAATGATTGTCACAATCATTGTAATCATGACATAAATTAATACAACTTCTGGATCCAACAGCAGTGATGGccatttcaaaattgagtTTAGAACAATTGAATTAGAATGTGAAAAACGCTTGTCACTTCCATCAGTCATATAACTGTCAACATAAGCAAACTATAAGGGTCTACAACCAGTTGCAAGTACTAAAAGCATCAAAGCCGAAGTATCTATTCCGTTCACAGGAGAAGGATACTTCGAGCTCCTCCAAACCAAGTTCCTAATGTTTTACAACCAGTTTCAATCCCCCTGAGCACCAAAAGTTTGGTCGTAGAAGGATACTTAACTTTCAGTTCACAGGGGGATTGAAAtgctaataataaatacatggAACCAAAAATTGATGGCTCTAGAAAGTTATACCTCATATTCCTCAAATTCGAAACCTTCAATGACCAAAACATTAGGAACTTGGTTTGGAGGAGCTCGAAGCAGTCCTTGAGCTTCTTCCCATGTTATCTTCAACTCAATCATGTCctcattttcaattctaaGGCGCTTACTCTTTGAACCCAAGGTGCTGCTCTTCCTCTTTCTAGAAATTGAAGGTTTGGCTCCCAAGACCTCTTTCGCTATGTATCCAGACTTGTCAACTTTTGTCCACGAATTAGGATCAGCCAGTTCAGCCTGGTTGattcaagaaaatgaaggtGATCCCATAGTTATTGTTTAAAGTAATGGATAGCTAATGAAGCCTTACTAACTTTGACTTTCATATTACTGACATCTCCATGTACAAGAGCTCCATTCTTGGtcttttttgcttcattttcctGTCAAAGCAAATACTGAGTTAAAACACAAGCACTTTTTGGATAAAATCAATTTGTTTTGATAGTAAAGAAAAATTGGGAACTCATGCTTAAAATTAGACATGATCAAGAAAATATTACCACTcaataagtttaaatttatatcacaAAAGCCTGCTAAGACTATTACTTACTCAGTAAATGATACATGTAAATATTTGTAGACAGGCGTCAAATTCTCATTTAGCAGATTAGAAATCACAATAATTTAGTTAGGCAGTACGTTTATTCatca includes these proteins:
- the LOC111804470 gene encoding anaphase-promoting complex subunit 4 — protein: METDEAEHVLPFQLQFDKPIASQVKIAEWNPEKDLLAMVTEDSKILLHRFNWQRLWTISPGRSIKSLCWRPDGKVIAVGLEDGTVLLHDVENGKLLRSQKSHEAAVVSLNWVEDSQLITDNNENLSTYEDRTSRLFPPAPTVPRMPGLVSGDTGFIDDNEDSFTELSNSSQQRFNILCSGDKDGSICFSIFGIFPIGKINIHKLHIPLQDAGALCHLLNAEIYKVALSKDLCRLIVMCSGELVGDGHDPRNRQISVQGVHGMHSLVLDTSIFRKRKSELHQVAQQASNIWELTEVIRASLSVMSKQWSDAMHTFREKFDSLSTLIINHGLDSSPQEEFLSLLGGARTSPPIHQFLVNSLGEVGAKRVSKAVSGAGSELQLIVLDHLQPAAEIIGFRMGELLGLSRWRARFQSVGLDEKLMYDATEKAGTLLVQVERFMRVLSTVLQQISNFFNWLIRCIKLLMSEPSDQLLPYNSELVVIFLKFLYNQDPVKKLLETSANDDNIEIDSELVERVRELALFGGFSDCEFLRRTLGMEFQQMESSFKEAFLMPFSTISRKILCEDLLSLFPLQSSSSCLSSSVPLSVSYYEDSSEAVSADLSCQQKFIDYISFKVPDDSFTDIANCIGIARGFIHDQSCSNEDYSSFEAVLISIPDGSRCVDLSLYKDGQIVLLLNETASTSESSVGSYMMIMQADELPFVSMPRSPCLINWKVHQLKDYVVPLQMENEKVRNIPHAVIPPLAVSASRGVACIFAARKRALVYILEEDEDEASDGE